The Paenibacillus sp. YPG26 genome includes a window with the following:
- the rsmG gene encoding 16S rRNA (guanine(527)-N(7))-methyltransferase RsmG: MDLVQSNFVSLIQAKGIHLSEPQLEQFEIYFRELVSWNEKMNLTGITERDQVYVKHFYDSLTLAFYKEMDSVNRMIDVGSGAGFPGIPLKIVFPHLKLTIVDSLNKRISFLQHVVNELELKDVQLIHGRAEDIARLPEHRDSYDLATARAVARLAVLNEFCLPFVKPGGAFAAMKGNDPEEEMKEAAFSMKELKGSLKESHNFNLPVENSERHIILIKKTAPTPKKYPRKAGTPLKTPLI, encoded by the coding sequence ATGGATTTAGTTCAATCCAATTTTGTTAGTTTGATCCAGGCGAAGGGGATTCACCTAAGTGAGCCCCAGCTTGAACAATTTGAGATCTACTTCCGGGAACTCGTATCCTGGAATGAGAAAATGAATCTAACTGGAATTACGGAGCGGGATCAAGTGTATGTGAAGCACTTTTATGATTCATTAACACTTGCTTTCTATAAAGAAATGGATTCCGTAAATCGTATGATTGACGTAGGATCGGGAGCTGGATTTCCAGGCATTCCACTCAAAATCGTATTTCCCCATCTCAAGCTTACCATTGTGGATTCACTTAACAAGCGAATCTCATTCCTCCAGCACGTGGTGAACGAGCTTGAGTTGAAGGATGTTCAGCTCATTCATGGCCGGGCAGAAGATATCGCCAGACTGCCAGAGCATCGTGATTCTTACGATCTCGCTACGGCAAGAGCTGTTGCACGCCTAGCCGTATTAAATGAGTTCTGTCTTCCATTTGTGAAGCCCGGAGGAGCCTTTGCCGCCATGAAAGGCAATGATCCTGAAGAGGAGATGAAGGAAGCTGCATTCAGTATGAAGGAGCTAAAAGGATCTTTGAAGGAAAGTCATAACTTCAATCTTCCTGTAGAGAATTCAGAGCGTCATATAATTCTGATCAAAAAAACTGCTCCAACACCTAAAAAGTATCCGCGAAAAGCGGGCACCCCATTAAAGACACCTCTAATATAG